One window of the Archangium primigenium genome contains the following:
- a CDS encoding PD-(D/E)XK nuclease family protein, producing MPRAFTNDFSWSKSRHEKLQECSRAYYLYYYRSWGGWGAGAPSDVRELYLLKKLGNRFTWAGSMVHDSLRDALLDWRAGREVVPEKVVDRALSTMRDDFRFSRGKSYRTQKGRKAFSGLVEHEYNEPLPDEAWKQNAETVRTALDWFFQSRWPALARGLKPTQWLEVDAGAEFSSFSLDGVKVFAIPDFAYVDADGAPVVVDWKTGKMREGYDEQVLGYALYVSMRYRLPLEKVRASLVYLNDGVEHQVQVDENAVAGFKERFAQSVARMRGLLADPATNTPKDESAFPQSDNAAVCARCVFRRPCGREAAVRAA from the coding sequence ATGCCGCGCGCGTTCACCAACGACTTCTCCTGGTCCAAGAGCCGTCACGAAAAGCTCCAGGAGTGCTCCCGGGCCTACTACCTGTACTACTACCGCTCGTGGGGAGGGTGGGGCGCGGGCGCGCCGAGCGACGTGCGCGAGCTGTACCTGCTCAAGAAGCTGGGCAACCGCTTCACCTGGGCGGGCAGCATGGTGCACGACTCCTTGCGCGACGCGCTGCTCGACTGGCGCGCGGGGCGCGAGGTGGTGCCCGAGAAGGTGGTGGACAGGGCCCTGTCCACCATGCGCGACGACTTCCGCTTCTCGCGGGGCAAGTCCTACCGGACGCAGAAGGGCCGCAAGGCGTTCAGCGGGCTCGTGGAGCACGAGTACAACGAGCCCCTGCCGGACGAGGCCTGGAAGCAGAACGCGGAGACGGTGCGCACGGCGCTCGACTGGTTCTTCCAGTCGCGCTGGCCAGCGCTCGCGCGGGGCCTCAAGCCCACCCAGTGGCTGGAGGTGGACGCGGGCGCGGAGTTCTCCTCGTTCTCGCTGGACGGGGTGAAGGTCTTCGCCATCCCCGACTTCGCCTACGTGGACGCGGACGGCGCGCCCGTGGTGGTGGACTGGAAGACGGGCAAGATGCGCGAGGGCTATGACGAGCAGGTGCTCGGCTACGCGCTCTACGTGTCGATGCGCTACCGGCTGCCCCTCGAGAAGGTGCGCGCCTCGCTCGTGTACCTCAACGACGGGGTGGAGCATCAGGTCCAGGTGGACGAGAACGCCGTGGCGGGCTTCAAGGAGCGCTTCGCCCAGAGCGTGGCGCGCATGCGCGGCCTGCTCGCGGATCCCGCCACCAACACGCCCAAGGACGAGTCCGCCTTTCCTCAATCCGACAACGCCGCCGTGTGCGCGCGCTGCGTCTTCCGCCGGCCCTGTGGCCGCGAGGCCGCCGTGCGGGCCGCCTGA
- the mutY gene encoding A/G-specific adenine glycosylase, with protein sequence MSPRKRASLSAEPLVPPEHRASVRAGLLAWYDQQKRDLPWRRTRDPYAIWLSEVMLQQTQVATVIPYWERFLQRFPTVEALADAPLADVLAGWRGLGYYSRARNLHRAAQEIVARFGGRLPPTAAELLTLPGFGRYTAGAVASIAFGEDAPLVDGNVARVLSRLFEVEGVPGDRVREARLWALATELVPGERPGDFNQALMEHGATVCRPDNPLCLLCPVREACLAFRHGRVGELPPAKVRAAPKQMTLAVAVWAHEGRLLLVRRADKGLFGGLWELPAAEVDADTPAPECAARLTQALGSPVRVGPALGVVRRQLTHRTLTLRLLRVTGATRPTQAPAFQDTRWCTPEEAAALGMSTAMHKALLAALDAGALVLPPSSVG encoded by the coding sequence ATGAGCCCCCGCAAGCGCGCATCCCTCTCCGCCGAGCCCCTCGTGCCCCCCGAGCACCGCGCGTCCGTGCGCGCCGGACTGCTGGCCTGGTACGACCAGCAGAAGCGGGACCTGCCCTGGCGCCGCACGCGTGACCCGTACGCCATCTGGCTCAGCGAGGTGATGCTGCAGCAGACCCAGGTGGCCACCGTCATTCCCTACTGGGAGCGCTTCCTCCAGCGCTTTCCCACCGTGGAGGCCCTGGCGGACGCGCCGCTCGCGGACGTGCTCGCCGGGTGGCGGGGCCTCGGCTACTACTCGCGCGCGCGCAACCTGCACCGGGCCGCCCAGGAGATCGTCGCCCGCTTCGGCGGCCGCCTGCCCCCGACCGCCGCCGAGCTGCTCACCCTGCCCGGCTTCGGCCGCTACACGGCGGGGGCCGTGGCCTCCATCGCCTTCGGGGAGGACGCGCCCCTGGTGGATGGCAACGTGGCCCGGGTGCTCTCGCGGCTCTTCGAGGTGGAAGGCGTGCCCGGCGACCGGGTCCGCGAGGCACGCCTGTGGGCGCTCGCCACGGAGCTGGTGCCCGGGGAGCGGCCCGGGGACTTCAATCAGGCGCTCATGGAGCACGGCGCCACCGTGTGCCGTCCGGACAACCCCCTGTGCCTGCTGTGCCCGGTGCGCGAGGCGTGTCTGGCCTTCCGCCACGGCCGCGTGGGCGAGCTGCCCCCGGCCAAGGTCCGCGCGGCCCCCAAACAGATGACGCTCGCGGTGGCCGTCTGGGCGCACGAGGGGCGACTGCTCCTCGTCCGGCGCGCCGACAAGGGGCTGTTCGGAGGACTCTGGGAGCTGCCCGCCGCCGAGGTGGACGCCGACACCCCCGCGCCCGAGTGCGCCGCCCGGCTGACCCAGGCGCTCGGCAGCCCGGTGCGCGTGGGCCCCGCCCTCGGGGTCGTGCGCCGCCAGCTCACCCACCGCACCCTGACCCTCCGGCTGCTGCGCGTGACGGGCGCCACCCGCCCCACCCAGGCCCCGGCCTTCCAGGACACCCGCTGGTGCACCCCCGAGGAGGCCGCCGCGCTCGGCATGAGCACCGCCATGCACAAGGCCCTGCTGGCCGCGCTCGACGCGGGCGCCCTCGTGCTCCCCCCATCGAGTGTTGGTTGA
- a CDS encoding SDR family NAD(P)-dependent oxidoreductase: MASAHFQGRVALITGASSGIGRATALAYAARGAQVLLAARRESALRDVAREVEARGGRALAVRCDVTREDDVARLLHETRAAFGGLDVLVNNAGLGLYGPVEGFSEAQLRQVFEVNFFALVRVTQAALPLLRARAPGAQLTLPGRLMVLANRLAPGLFDAVARRIANPARAP; this comes from the coding sequence ATGGCATCCGCACACTTCCAGGGACGGGTCGCGCTCATCACCGGCGCCTCCAGTGGCATTGGCCGGGCGACGGCGCTCGCGTACGCGGCCCGGGGTGCCCAGGTGCTGCTCGCCGCCCGCCGGGAGTCCGCGCTGCGGGACGTGGCGCGGGAGGTGGAGGCCCGGGGCGGGCGCGCACTCGCCGTGCGCTGTGACGTCACCCGCGAGGACGACGTGGCGCGGCTCCTCCACGAGACGCGGGCGGCCTTCGGGGGGCTGGATGTCCTCGTGAACAACGCGGGGCTCGGGCTCTACGGTCCCGTCGAGGGCTTCAGCGAGGCGCAGCTGCGGCAGGTGTTCGAGGTCAACTTCTTCGCCCTCGTGCGGGTCACCCAGGCGGCGCTGCCCTTGCTGCGCGCGCGGGCGCCGGGCGCGCAGCTCACCCTGCCCGGCCGACTCATGGTGCTCGCCAACCGGCTCGCGCCCGGGCTCTTCGATGCCGTGGCCCGCCGCATCGCCAATCCCGCGAGGGCGCCATGA
- a CDS encoding DUF2934 domain-containing protein, protein MARPHAKTNTSHKNSQRQPAPPAPVAAAPAQNTPKAPAPTPVAATPSAPVKAEAEATSAARPSPTPEQIAARAYELFLARGSDHGHHEQDWLQAERDLRLGR, encoded by the coding sequence ATGGCACGTCCGCACGCCAAGACGAACACCTCCCACAAGAACTCCCAGCGGCAGCCGGCTCCTCCCGCCCCGGTGGCGGCCGCTCCCGCGCAGAACACGCCCAAGGCCCCCGCGCCCACGCCCGTCGCGGCCACTCCCTCCGCGCCCGTGAAGGCCGAGGCGGAAGCCACGTCGGCCGCGCGCCCGAGCCCCACCCCCGAGCAGATCGCCGCGCGCGCCTACGAGCTCTTCCTCGCGCGGGGCAGTGATCACGGCCACCACGAGCAGGACTGGCTCCAGGCGGAGCGCGATCTGCGCCTCGGCCGTTAA